The genomic stretch AAGAACGCCATGACTTTAGAAGCGGTTTAAGCGCGTCAATTGATAAAAAAATCTGCCAGCAATGCGGCAAGTGCATCGCAGCCTGTAGATTTAACGCCATAAGCGACAGCTTTGTAGTTGATCATGTGCCTTGTGAGGGGTGCGGTTTTTGCAGCCATATTTGCCCGGTGGGCGCCATAAAGATGGAGGAAAACCTTGCCGGAGAGTGGTTTATTTCCGAGACGCGCTTTGGCCCTATGGTGCACGCTAAGCTTGGGATAGCTGAAGAGAATTCAGGCAAGCTTGTGTCTCTAGTGAAAAAGCAGGCAAAAGACCTGGCAGAGAAGGCAAATTTCGATTGGGTAATTATTGACGGCGCTCCTGGTATAGGCTGTCCGGTAATTGCTTCGCTTTCTGGCGTAGATTGCGCAGTAGTAGTAACTGAACCTACGCTATCCGGTCTTCATGATGCGTTAAGAGTTATAGAAGTAACGAACCACTTTAACGTTCCGTCTAAGATGGTAATTAATAAATATGATTTAAATATGGAAATGTCAAATAAAATTGAGGAATATTGCGCAAAGAACAGGATTCCATTGATCGGCAAGGTCGGGTTTGATAAAGCAGTAGTAGAAGCTATGGTAGAGGGTAAGACGATTATGGAATATAAAGACACTCCTGTTAAAGATGAGATTATTAGGATTTGGGAGAAGCTGCAAGTTTAAAATAAGGCTCTTATGGATAAGCGGGATATACACGTATTAAAATATTTTTCATCTTTTGTGAGCGTGTCTTACGGAAAGGTTATCAATATTACCGAGCCGACACTTACTTTTTGCCCATTGGCAAAGCATTTATACAGGGATTTTAGTGGTATTTCGGGTAATAACAAGAAAGCTCTTAAAAATGCCATAAAAAAAGCGATTGAGTCAAAAATAAGAGACTACGGTTTTTTCACGTATAAACGAAAGATTTCATCTGATGGTGTTGCAATACCGTATGGCGCCTCAGAGATGATCAGTTTTGCGTTAAGAAAAAAGGCCGTTGACGCGGCGGTTGTAGTGTGTGAAGGGGCAGGAACAGTGGTTACGAATAAGCCGGAAGTCGTCCAGGGTATTGGCGCCCGAATGAATAGTCTATTGTTAACCTCGCCCATTAAAGAGATTATCCATAATCTTAAAAATTCCGGCTGTCGGGTAGTATTTGAAAACGCGCTTATTAATCAGGTACGGGGAGTTGAGGATGCGATAAAAGCCGGGTATAAGACTATTGCTGTTACTGTATGCGGCCATTCAGCCGAGGACTTAAAAGTATTCCGTTCATTAGAAAAAGAAGACAGCGTTAAAATAATTTCTTTAGCGGTATGTACGACCGGTATATCTAAAAACAAAATCAATATGATACGTGACTACGCTGATCTGGTGTGGAGCTGCGCTTCTTTTGATATACGTCGTATGATCGGGCATTTGGCCGTATTACAGCTATCCCGGCAAATACCTGTTTTTGTTTTAACGAAAAAAGGCATAGATTTTGTTTCAATGTATTCCCGGGAAGAAGAAATTATAAAGAATTTGGATATCCATAAGCAATACCTTTTTTCAAATGAGCTGAACGGGCAATGTGTTCATATGGGGGATTCCAAGGTATTTATCAACGAGTCTAAATTACCGGTTAGCTCCCGGAAGGAGCCCGTACTTGAAAATAAAAGCGAATACGCGGCCATATAGAAATATTACATTCGGGAGGGAATTTATATGAAGAATTCAAGTAGCAAAGAGGGAACCCTCGGCTATCCTACGGAAGTAATAAGTCTTTTAAATAGCCCTAAGTTTTTTGGCAGGATGAATGACCCCACAGCTTCTTCATATTTAAAAGGGCCTTGCGGAGATTCTATGGAATTCTACCTGGTGATAGAAGATAAAAGGATTACCGATATCAGATATTACGCAGATGGATGTGGAGCTACCAGGGCATGCGCTGCAATGGTTGCGTATTTGGCTTACGGCAAGACTGTCAATGAGGCTTTAAATATCTCGGCGGGAGAGGTGATTAAACGATTAAAGGGGCTACCGGAAGACCACTTGCATTGTTCGATACTTTCTGTAAGCACGCTTTACCGGGCGATAGCGGATTATTTATTAAAGGCATGATTATAACTAAACAAAAACCGATAGAGGAGATTCTCGATTATATTAAAAATGATTCGGCTGTTTTTTTAGTTGGCTGCGCTGTCTGCGCGACTACCTGTAAAACCGGAGGAGAGGTTGAAACAAAACTGTTATCTGAGTTGTTTAGTGCTAAAGGTAAAAAAGTAACCGGTTGGGATATTCTTAATCCGGCTTGTTATCTTTTAGAATCAAAAAAGCTTCTCAGGCGTAAAGAAAAAGAAATAGCCGCAGCAGAATCAATTATCAGCCTTGCCTGCGGCGGAGGCACGCAGGCCATAGCGGAAGTGACAGGAAAGCCCGTATATCCGGCAAATGATACGTTATTTCAGGGAGAGATAATACGGCTTTCCCCACAGGAAGACCGTTTTGAGAAAAAATGCCTTATGTGCGGAGAGTGTATTCTCGGCAGCACCGGAGGAATATGTCCGGTGACGCGGTGCCCCAAAGGCCTGCGTAACGGCCCTTGTGGCGGGACTAATAGAGGAAAGTGCGAAGTTGACCCTGAGCGGGATTGCGTTTGGTCGCTTATTTACGATAAACTTAAAGAACTTGGGAAACTTGAAAATGTAAGACTAATGAGCAAGGCAAGAGATTATAGTGACGAAAGAAATTATGTCTTAATAAATAAACGGTAGCGGAATGAAAGACAAATATGGAATCTAGAGAAGCGGAATATTCAGTGCAGGAAAAGCGGCTTAAAGAGAGGATATCTAAAATAGGGCATCCTTTAATCGTGATGAGTGGCAAGGGCGGGGTGGGTAAATCAACGGTGGCGGTAAATCTTGCGTATGCGTTATCGCTTTCCGGTAATATGGTTGGCATTTTAGATATCGATCTTCACGGACCTAATATCGCCAAGATGCTCGGGATTGAGAAACAATCAATTTTTGCCCTTGAATCCGGAATAGAGCCGGTTGAGGTCAGCAAAAACCTTAAAGCTGTTAGCATCGCCCTTTCGGGGTATAGCCCGGATCAGCCGATAATCTGGCGCGGGCCTGCTAAGTCCGCGGTTATCCGGCAATTCTTAAGCGATGTGAATTGGGGAGAATTGGACTATTTGGTTATTGATTCGCCTCCGGGGACGGGGGATGAACCATTAAGCGCCTGTCAGTTGGTCCCTAATGTAAGCGGCATAATCATTGTGACTACACCTCAAGACGTTGCCATACTTGATGCACGAAAGAGCGTTTTATTTGCCAGAGAGATTAAAATACCGGTTGTAGGCGTCATTGAGAATATGAGCGGGTTTATCTGCCCGCATTGCCATACTGAAACAGATATTTTTAAGAAAGGTGGAGGCGAAAAGGCGGCGCGAGAGTTGAAAATTCCGTTCTTAGGAAGGGTGCCGTTTGAACCGGAATTTGTCGAGTTTGGCGATAAAGGGACGCCGTTTGTTTCCTTTGAACATAAATCAAAGTCTGCCGAAGCGTTTATAGAGATTGTGGCTAGAATAAAAGAATTCGTCGGGGATAACCAATGAAACCTGTGTTTAAATATATTTACGGCCCGGTGCCCTCTTGGAGGCTGGGGAGCTCTTTAGGCATAGATCTGCTTTCGCAGGAAGAAAAAATCTGTAATTTTGATTGTGTTTATTGCCAACTTGGCCCGGTTAAAAAGCACACAATTGAAAGAAAAATTTATGTTCCAGTTGAAAAGATTATAGAAGAATTAGAGATGTTACCTCAGACGCATATAGATTATATTACTTTTTCCGGCAGGGGAGAGCCTACTCTAGCGGCAAATTTAGGCGAGGCAATAAAAGCGGTAAAACTTGTCCGTAAAGAGCCGATTGCAGTTTTAACTAATAGTTCTTTAATGGGGACAAATAAAGCAAGGGAAGAACTGGCTTTGGCAGATTTTGTTGTTGCCAAGTTAGATGCCTATTCCCCGGAATCTTTGCAGGAAATTAATAGGCCTGCTAATGAAGTAGAATTCGGCAGCATTTTAGATGGTATAAAAAAATTCAGGAAAAGCTATGGGGGGAAATTAGCATTACAGGTAATGTTTATGGAAAACAATAAAGTGTATATTAGTAAGTATGTTTATTTAGCAAATTATATCAAACCGGATGAAATCCAAGTTAATACGCCGTTAAGGCCATGCGGTATCAAGGCATTAACGAAAGAAGAAATTTTTAAGATAAAGGGTAATTTTATTGCCTCTTGCCAGGGGATTAATGTAGTTTGTGCGTATGATGAGAGGGCGGAAAAGAGCATTGTTTCTTTAAGCGATGAGGAAACATTAAAAAGAAGGGGGAAGGTTAAATAATATAATGCTGGTAGAGATTTTAAAATCGAAGATTCACGGGGCAATAATTACTAAAAAGGAGCTCTATTACCAGGGGAGTATTGGTATTGATAGGGCGATTTTAGCAAAAAGCGATATTGCGGCTAACCAAAAAGTCCAGGTAGTAAATTTCAATAATGGTTCGCGTTTTGAAACATACGTGATTGAAGAAGAGGAAAACAGCGGACAAATCGTTCTTTGCGGCCCGGCAGCACGTCAGGCGGAAGTAGGGGATAGAGTTTGTATCATTGCGTACGGAATAGTAGAAGATAGCCAGGCAGAGTTGATAAAACCCCAGGTAATTATTTTAGACGATAAAAACAAAATAAAATCATGAAAACTTATTT from Candidatus Omnitrophota bacterium encodes the following:
- a CDS encoding Mrp/NBP35 family ATP-binding protein, with amino-acid sequence MESREAEYSVQEKRLKERISKIGHPLIVMSGKGGVGKSTVAVNLAYALSLSGNMVGILDIDLHGPNIAKMLGIEKQSIFALESGIEPVEVSKNLKAVSIALSGYSPDQPIIWRGPAKSAVIRQFLSDVNWGELDYLVIDSPPGTGDEPLSACQLVPNVSGIIIVTTPQDVAILDARKSVLFAREIKIPVVGVIENMSGFICPHCHTETDIFKKGGGEKAARELKIPFLGRVPFEPEFVEFGDKGTPFVSFEHKSKSAEAFIEIVARIKEFVGDNQ
- a CDS encoding ATP-binding protein → MKQIVVISGKGGTGKTVITGAFAALTKNKVMADCDVDAADLHLLLQPKIKERHDFRSGLSASIDKKICQQCGKCIAACRFNAISDSFVVDHVPCEGCGFCSHICPVGAIKMEENLAGEWFISETRFGPMVHAKLGIAEENSGKLVSLVKKQAKDLAEKANFDWVIIDGAPGIGCPVIASLSGVDCAVVVTEPTLSGLHDALRVIEVTNHFNVPSKMVINKYDLNMEMSNKIEEYCAKNRIPLIGKVGFDKAVVEAMVEGKTIMEYKDTPVKDEIIRIWEKLQV
- a CDS encoding iron-sulfur cluster assembly scaffold protein, coding for MKNSSSKEGTLGYPTEVISLLNSPKFFGRMNDPTASSYLKGPCGDSMEFYLVIEDKRITDIRYYADGCGATRACAAMVAYLAYGKTVNEALNISAGEVIKRLKGLPEDHLHCSILSVSTLYRAIADYLLKA
- a CDS encoding radical SAM protein, with protein sequence MKPVFKYIYGPVPSWRLGSSLGIDLLSQEEKICNFDCVYCQLGPVKKHTIERKIYVPVEKIIEELEMLPQTHIDYITFSGRGEPTLAANLGEAIKAVKLVRKEPIAVLTNSSLMGTNKAREELALADFVVAKLDAYSPESLQEINRPANEVEFGSILDGIKKFRKSYGGKLALQVMFMENNKVYISKYVYLANYIKPDEIQVNTPLRPCGIKALTKEEIFKIKGNFIASCQGINVVCAYDERAEKSIVSLSDEETLKRRGKVK
- a CDS encoding DUF2099 family protein, with the protein product MDKRDIHVLKYFSSFVSVSYGKVINITEPTLTFCPLAKHLYRDFSGISGNNKKALKNAIKKAIESKIRDYGFFTYKRKISSDGVAIPYGASEMISFALRKKAVDAAVVVCEGAGTVVTNKPEVVQGIGARMNSLLLTSPIKEIIHNLKNSGCRVVFENALINQVRGVEDAIKAGYKTIAVTVCGHSAEDLKVFRSLEKEDSVKIISLAVCTTGISKNKINMIRDYADLVWSCASFDIRRMIGHLAVLQLSRQIPVFVLTKKGIDFVSMYSREEEIIKNLDIHKQYLFSNELNGQCVHMGDSKVFINESKLPVSSRKEPVLENKSEYAAI
- a CDS encoding aspartate 1-decarboxylase encodes the protein MLVEILKSKIHGAIITKKELYYQGSIGIDRAILAKSDIAANQKVQVVNFNNGSRFETYVIEEEENSGQIVLCGPAARQAEVGDRVCIIAYGIVEDSQAELIKPQVIILDDKNKIKS
- a CDS encoding methylenetetrahydrofolate reductase C-terminal domain-containing protein, translated to MIITKQKPIEEILDYIKNDSAVFLVGCAVCATTCKTGGEVETKLLSELFSAKGKKVTGWDILNPACYLLESKKLLRRKEKEIAAAESIISLACGGGTQAIAEVTGKPVYPANDTLFQGEIIRLSPQEDRFEKKCLMCGECILGSTGGICPVTRCPKGLRNGPCGGTNRGKCEVDPERDCVWSLIYDKLKELGKLENVRLMSKARDYSDERNYVLINKR